One window of the Gemmatimonadota bacterium genome contains the following:
- a CDS encoding penicillin acylase family protein, translated as MYTLRGLRSLFRAFVPTLLAAGCALPADNAAPPATVEELAERALAQIEGDLELPGLREPVAVIRDEWGIPHIFARNTEDLFFAQGFVTAQDRLWQMEMWRRWHEGRLAEVFGPEAFEYDARTRLMMFRGPWDEAEWTSYHPEGERIFAAFAAGVNAFIEQNANNLPVEFQLTGIRPDPWTAQAVVLRWAQIALSSVRGHAISEIQLAMNVARLGVEEANRRATPDPWDDLVVPEGLDLTLITQEVLDAARAGDGDPFSGDNLPPLEIVEAYRPLLSELQTASVASPWDPADAGSNNWVVSGSRTPSGIPILSNDPHRRVEMPALRYMVHLNAPGWNVIGGGEPPFVGVDAGNNERMAWGFTFAGTDMVDLYVEEVHPEDPTLVRWQDGWEPLRIIEEEILVKGEAPRAVTLKFSRHGPVFYEDSANRLAYAVRSVNQEPGTAPYLGSFKLAQANSCADFFDRAMFWKVPTHNLICGDADGNIALQITGLTPDRAGWNGRLPVPGNGAYEWRGFRSDLPRELNPERGYIATANNNTHPPGYMGRPVFYHSTAGVETSRIARLHQILGSGAILSVEDHMRIQHDAYSLRAEGDHSLFLGWTATDPEAERARAMIAEWDRTLGRESTAAAIYVRWTNAADEDEIHGAAPAGRPALMEAALVAALDRLKGDWGTDWNEWRYGRIQTTSLTHTFVPAFDLPPVERPGAFGTVNADGANFRRIVDLSNLDNSVWTNAPGQSGQPGSPFYGNLRESLGNGEYAPLLFTRGGIEERAAHRLTLRPAP; from the coding sequence ATGTACACGCTCCGCGGGCTTCGCTCCCTCTTCCGCGCCTTCGTCCCAACGCTCCTCGCGGCCGGGTGCGCCCTTCCCGCCGACAATGCCGCGCCTCCCGCCACCGTCGAGGAGCTGGCGGAGAGGGCGCTCGCCCAGATCGAAGGCGACCTGGAGCTGCCCGGCCTTCGGGAGCCCGTCGCAGTCATTCGGGACGAATGGGGGATCCCGCACATCTTCGCCCGGAATACGGAAGATCTCTTTTTCGCCCAGGGCTTCGTGACAGCGCAGGACCGGCTCTGGCAAATGGAGATGTGGCGCCGTTGGCACGAGGGGCGCCTCGCCGAAGTTTTCGGCCCGGAGGCCTTCGAATACGACGCCCGGACCCGGCTCATGATGTTCCGGGGGCCGTGGGACGAAGCGGAGTGGACGAGCTACCACCCCGAGGGCGAACGGATCTTCGCCGCCTTCGCCGCGGGAGTGAACGCCTTCATCGAGCAGAATGCGAACAATCTCCCGGTCGAGTTTCAGCTCACCGGGATCCGCCCCGATCCCTGGACCGCGCAGGCCGTCGTCCTTCGATGGGCCCAGATCGCGCTTTCGAGCGTCCGGGGCCACGCCATCAGCGAAATCCAGCTCGCGATGAATGTGGCGCGCCTCGGCGTGGAGGAAGCGAATCGCCGGGCGACGCCGGATCCATGGGACGACCTCGTCGTTCCGGAAGGACTCGACCTGACCCTGATCACCCAGGAGGTGCTGGACGCCGCGCGGGCGGGCGACGGAGATCCCTTCTCGGGAGACAATCTTCCCCCGCTCGAGATCGTCGAGGCGTACCGCCCCCTCCTCTCCGAGCTCCAGACCGCTTCCGTCGCAAGCCCCTGGGATCCGGCCGACGCGGGAAGCAACAACTGGGTGGTGAGCGGCTCTCGCACGCCGAGCGGCATTCCGATCCTCTCGAACGACCCTCACCGGCGCGTCGAGATGCCCGCCCTCCGATACATGGTGCACCTGAACGCTCCGGGATGGAACGTGATCGGCGGCGGCGAGCCGCCTTTCGTCGGCGTGGACGCCGGCAACAACGAGCGCATGGCGTGGGGGTTCACCTTCGCGGGCACCGACATGGTGGACCTCTACGTGGAAGAAGTGCACCCCGAGGATCCGACTCTGGTGCGCTGGCAGGACGGATGGGAGCCGCTCCGGATCATCGAGGAAGAGATCCTGGTCAAGGGGGAGGCGCCGCGCGCGGTCACCCTCAAGTTCAGCCGCCACGGGCCGGTCTTTTACGAGGATTCCGCGAACCGTCTCGCGTACGCCGTGCGGTCCGTGAATCAGGAGCCGGGAACGGCCCCCTACCTGGGAAGCTTCAAGCTAGCGCAGGCGAACAGCTGCGCTGACTTCTTCGACCGGGCGATGTTCTGGAAGGTCCCGACGCACAACCTGATCTGCGGGGACGCGGACGGAAACATCGCCCTCCAGATCACGGGACTCACGCCGGACCGCGCGGGGTGGAATGGGCGCCTTCCCGTGCCCGGAAACGGTGCCTACGAGTGGCGGGGCTTCCGAAGCGACCTTCCGCGAGAGCTCAATCCGGAAAGAGGATACATCGCCACCGCGAACAACAACACGCACCCCCCGGGGTACATGGGGCGCCCGGTCTTTTACCATTCCACGGCCGGCGTCGAGACCTCGCGGATCGCCCGCCTCCACCAGATCCTCGGATCGGGAGCGATCCTTTCGGTCGAAGACCACATGCGGATCCAGCACGACGCCTATTCGCTCCGCGCCGAGGGTGACCACTCCCTCTTCCTCGGATGGACCGCGACCGATCCCGAAGCGGAGCGTGCGCGCGCGATGATCGCCGAGTGGGATCGCACTCTCGGACGCGAGAGCACCGCGGCCGCGATCTATGTGCGATGGACGAATGCAGCCGACGAGGACGAAATCCATGGGGCAGCGCCCGCCGGCCGGCCGGCCCTCATGGAGGCCGCCCTCGTTGCCGCGCTCGACCGGCTGAAGGGAGACTGGGGGACGGACTGGAACGAGTGGCGCTACGGCCGCATCCAGACGACCTCGCTCACGCACACGTTCGTGCCGGCCTTTGACTTGCCGCCCGTGGAGCGACCGGGGGCCTTCGGTACCGTGAACGCGGACGGGGCGAACTTCCGCCGCATCGTGGACCTCTCGAACCTGGACAACTCAGTCTGGACAAACGCCCCGGGCCAGTCGGGGCAACCGGGAAGCCCCTTTTACGGGAACCTGCGGGAGAGCCTTGGAAATGGAGAGTACGCGCCCCTCCTCTTCACCCGGGGCGGGATCGAAGAACGTGCCGCGCACAGGCTGACTCTTCGACCGGCGCCTTGA
- a CDS encoding DUF305 domain-containing protein → MTLLALGATAACAGTSAPPAASPAPAGPRANEAAVAFMSGMIHHHAQALVMAEWAASHDASPTIQTLSGRIFISQTDEIGLMQTWLQDVGEPVPEPNPRGMRMVMNGIEHDMLMPGMLTDAQLEELDRARGAEFDRLFITFMIQHHYGAISMVETLFASHGGTADERIYKFASDVFADQTSEIDRMENMLALMAPAAARP, encoded by the coding sequence GTGACGCTCCTCGCCCTCGGGGCCACGGCGGCGTGCGCCGGAACATCGGCACCTCCGGCCGCGTCCCCCGCCCCGGCGGGGCCTCGGGCGAACGAAGCCGCGGTCGCCTTCATGTCCGGAATGATCCACCATCACGCGCAGGCGCTCGTGATGGCGGAGTGGGCTGCCTCGCATGACGCGAGCCCCACGATCCAAACCCTCAGCGGGCGCATCTTCATCTCGCAAACCGACGAGATCGGGCTCATGCAGACCTGGCTCCAAGACGTCGGCGAGCCGGTGCCGGAGCCGAACCCGAGAGGGATGCGCATGGTCATGAACGGGATCGAGCACGACATGCTCATGCCCGGAATGCTGACCGATGCCCAGCTCGAGGAGCTCGACCGGGCACGCGGCGCGGAGTTCGATCGCCTGTTCATCACCTTCATGATCCAGCACCACTATGGGGCGATCTCGATGGTGGAGACCCTCTTTGCGTCGCATGGCGGGACCGCGGACGAGCGCATCTACAAGTTCGCCTCCGACGTGTTCGCGGATCAGACGTCCGAGATTGATCGCATGGAAAACATGCTCGCCCTGATGGCCCCGGCGGCGGCCCGTCCCTGA
- a CDS encoding Ig-like domain-containing protein: MAIDSLKPLWYSVILALQGCTGELSTVPVDEAIVALLSRPEFASLLPGTEIRFSSYGVTLAGDTVGASAIWTSSSGSIGPDGTFVAPPDPGPVEIAAHHMGPSPLAATSWVDVTAPPPLAPASVVVTPPSLSLIPGAAQPLSVTVRDTNGAIVEGATVEWNSQDPSVAQVSVEGLVSAIAEGTSTVSAQSDGVVGTSEISVAPAGGEPSAHFCDSPEPGWIWCDDFEADRLSSYFEYNSAGGSFTREPGVGSEGSTGMRVHFSPGQVDAGSLHLAFGRTPDAYMAPVDAGTADHREIYWRILVRNEPGWVGGGGDKLSRATVFAAPSWAQAMIAHVWSGGSGASANHLVFDPARGTDAAGTLLTTGYNDAANLSWLGAAQSTTPLFDAAHIGQWHCVQAHVRLNDAGSSNGVFELWIGGNLEVQRTGLNFLGAYSAFGLNAVFVENYWNAGSPADQERYLDDFVVSTERIGC; this comes from the coding sequence ATGGCAATCGATTCCCTCAAACCTCTATGGTATTCGGTTATCCTTGCGCTCCAGGGCTGCACGGGTGAGCTCTCCACGGTGCCCGTGGATGAGGCGATCGTCGCGCTCCTCTCCCGCCCCGAGTTCGCGAGTCTTCTTCCCGGTACGGAAATAAGGTTCTCCAGCTACGGAGTGACTCTCGCTGGAGACACGGTTGGTGCTTCGGCAATCTGGACGAGCTCCTCGGGTTCCATCGGCCCGGACGGGACCTTCGTCGCTCCCCCGGACCCGGGCCCCGTGGAGATCGCCGCCCACCACATGGGTCCCTCGCCGCTGGCGGCCACCAGCTGGGTCGACGTCACAGCCCCGCCGCCGCTCGCCCCCGCCTCCGTTGTGGTCACGCCCCCCTCCCTTTCCCTGATTCCGGGGGCGGCCCAGCCGCTCTCGGTAACGGTGCGCGACACGAACGGCGCCATCGTGGAGGGGGCAACGGTCGAGTGGAACTCTCAAGACCCCTCGGTCGCGCAGGTGAGCGTCGAGGGTTTGGTCTCGGCGATCGCGGAAGGGACGTCCACGGTCTCGGCCCAAAGCGACGGAGTGGTGGGAACGTCGGAAATCTCGGTCGCGCCGGCCGGTGGGGAACCCTCCGCGCATTTTTGCGACTCGCCGGAACCCGGATGGATCTGGTGCGACGACTTCGAGGCCGACCGCCTCTCGTCGTATTTCGAGTACAACTCCGCCGGCGGGTCCTTCACCAGAGAACCTGGGGTCGGATCCGAAGGCTCTACCGGCATGCGGGTCCACTTTTCGCCGGGGCAGGTTGACGCGGGATCGCTCCACCTGGCCTTCGGACGGACCCCGGACGCCTACATGGCACCGGTGGACGCCGGAACGGCGGACCACCGCGAGATCTATTGGCGGATTCTAGTGAGGAACGAGCCGGGCTGGGTCGGGGGCGGCGGCGACAAGTTGTCGCGCGCGACGGTGTTCGCCGCGCCCTCCTGGGCCCAGGCCATGATCGCGCATGTCTGGTCGGGCGGATCCGGCGCTTCCGCGAACCACCTCGTGTTCGACCCGGCCCGGGGCACGGACGCCGCGGGCACGCTGCTCACGACGGGTTACAACGACGCGGCCAACCTGAGCTGGCTGGGCGCCGCCCAGTCAACGACGCCGCTCTTCGATGCCGCGCACATCGGACAGTGGCATTGCGTCCAAGCCCATGTCCGACTGAATGACGCAGGAAGCTCGAACGGGGTATTCGAGCTCTGGATCGGCGGGAACCTGGAAGTCCAGCGCACCGGCCTGAACTTCCTCGGCGCTTACAGCGCCTTTGGCCTCAATGCCGTATTCGTGGAGAACTACTGGAACGCCGGCTCACCTGCGGACCAGGAGCGCTACCTGGACGACTTCGTGGTGAGCACGGAGCGGATCGGCTGCTAG
- a CDS encoding methyltransferase domain-containing protein: MTGVQDSLELVRDYYGRILRTSADLKSGACCAPEALPGHLRELASKVHPEIQARFYGCGAPIPPVLDGATVLDLGCGSGRDVFLLSALVGEGGRVVGVDMTLGQLTIAMSHQNWHAERFGFSRSNVEFVHGFMEDLEALDLADDSADLVVSNCVFNLSPDKPRLFSEVFRVLKPAGELFFSDVFADRRVPAHLREDPELLGECLAGALYPEDFRRMVLDLGCADVRQMSSRPVGLGNSRLEEKIGMVRFTSRTYRAFKLPLEDRCEDYGQVATYLGTIPTHPHAFELDDHHRFEANRPLRVCGNTADMLSKTRYASHFRLEGDRTTHFGLFDCSVPAETTAEGGRSASCC; the protein is encoded by the coding sequence ATGACCGGCGTTCAAGACAGCCTCGAACTCGTGCGCGACTATTACGGTCGCATCCTCCGAACCAGCGCGGACCTGAAGTCGGGGGCCTGTTGCGCCCCAGAGGCGCTCCCGGGTCACCTGAGGGAATTGGCGAGCAAAGTGCATCCGGAGATTCAGGCGCGCTTTTACGGCTGCGGTGCGCCGATTCCGCCGGTATTGGACGGTGCCACGGTTCTCGACCTCGGATGCGGAAGTGGCCGAGATGTCTTCCTGCTCTCCGCGCTCGTTGGCGAAGGAGGAAGGGTCGTCGGCGTGGACATGACGTTAGGGCAGCTGACCATCGCCATGTCCCACCAGAATTGGCATGCGGAGAGATTCGGGTTTTCTCGATCCAATGTGGAGTTCGTCCACGGATTCATGGAGGATCTCGAGGCCTTGGATCTCGCCGACGACTCCGCGGACCTCGTCGTATCGAACTGCGTGTTCAATCTCTCGCCGGACAAGCCCCGTCTTTTTTCAGAAGTCTTTCGCGTCCTGAAGCCGGCTGGCGAGCTCTTCTTCTCCGACGTTTTCGCCGACAGGAGAGTGCCGGCGCACCTTCGCGAAGATCCGGAGCTACTCGGCGAGTGCCTCGCCGGCGCGCTTTACCCAGAGGATTTTCGTCGAATGGTCCTCGATCTCGGGTGTGCCGACGTGAGGCAAATGTCCTCACGCCCCGTGGGCCTGGGAAATTCCAGACTGGAAGAGAAGATCGGTATGGTCCGATTCACGTCGCGCACCTACCGCGCATTCAAGCTCCCTTTGGAGGACCGGTGCGAGGATTACGGTCAGGTCGCTACGTACCTCGGCACGATCCCCACGCATCCGCACGCCTTCGAGTTGGACGATCACCATCGCTTCGAGGCGAATCGCCCCCTCCGGGTTTGTGGGAACACGGCGGACATGTTGTCGAAGACGCGGTACGCCTCCCACTTTCGCCTTGAAGGAGATCGGACCACGCACTTCGGTCTTTTCGATTGCAGTGTTCCGGCGGAAACTACGGCGGAAGGCGGAAGGTCGGCCAGCTGCTGCTGA
- a CDS encoding zf-HC2 domain-containing protein encodes MSWTNDLRHLLERILQGPRTAESPADEVTCHEAASRVYEWLDGELDGDLAARVGAHLETCARCYPMLVFERSFLEALNRVAEDEPVPEELRRRVLRSLETEGFTAS; translated from the coding sequence ATGAGCTGGACGAACGATCTTCGGCACCTTCTCGAGCGCATTCTTCAGGGGCCGCGCACCGCGGAATCACCCGCGGACGAAGTCACCTGCCACGAAGCTGCGTCGCGAGTCTATGAATGGCTGGACGGGGAACTCGATGGAGATCTTGCGGCTCGAGTCGGGGCCCACCTCGAGACCTGTGCACGGTGTTACCCGATGCTCGTCTTCGAGCGAAGCTTCCTGGAAGCGCTCAACCGGGTTGCGGAAGACGAGCCCGTGCCCGAGGAGCTTCGCCGGCGTGTCCTGCGATCCCTCGAAACCGAAGGGTTCACCGCGTCATAG
- a CDS encoding sigma-70 family RNA polymerase sigma factor — protein MTHAADGDQTFQNEALAHMAAVYRFALRLTHDADDAEDLVQETYLRAYQNWDKYVPGTRAKSWLFTICRNLFLRGDERARRHDEIVARESGQGAEATSGEGTVFAAVGERDPEGAFWRQMIDGEILKAIDALPEEYRDVVILSDLEELAYDEISGVLDIPLGTVKSRLFRGRRTLQRDLYEHAMESGIIGSEWRNHGHGREGHTE, from the coding sequence ATGACGCATGCCGCTGACGGCGACCAGACCTTTCAGAACGAGGCTCTGGCACATATGGCGGCCGTGTACAGGTTTGCCCTGCGGCTCACACATGACGCGGACGACGCCGAGGATCTGGTGCAGGAGACCTATTTGAGAGCCTACCAAAACTGGGACAAGTACGTACCCGGAACGCGGGCCAAAAGCTGGCTCTTCACCATCTGTCGAAACCTATTTCTTCGAGGGGACGAGCGGGCACGGCGACACGATGAGATCGTCGCCAGGGAATCCGGGCAGGGAGCCGAGGCGACATCAGGGGAGGGCACGGTATTCGCCGCCGTCGGGGAGCGCGATCCGGAAGGGGCCTTCTGGAGGCAAATGATCGACGGCGAGATCCTCAAGGCGATCGACGCTCTTCCGGAAGAGTATCGCGACGTCGTGATCCTTTCGGACCTCGAGGAGCTCGCGTACGACGAAATCTCCGGCGTTCTGGACATTCCGCTGGGCACGGTGAAGAGCCGGCTCTTCCGCGGCCGCAGAACACTTCAGCGGGATCTGTACGAACACGCGATGGAATCCGGCATCATCGGATCGGAATGGCGGAACCACGGACATGGCCGGGAGGGGCACACAGAATGA
- a CDS encoding cytochrome c: MPFRRVKSLCAVALLSALPACGGGSGGDTLADAEATELVSRTAAVVAAPPPGAAASTGELLFGRIGCNGCHTIDGVGGMVGPNLSAVGARPSRDLTRWPTTEAYIRASLETPGAFVADGFGPAMPPPEQLGITPEDIGALVSYLLAQTD; encoded by the coding sequence ATGCCATTCAGGCGAGTCAAGAGCCTCTGCGCCGTCGCTCTCCTTTCGGCCCTCCCCGCATGTGGGGGAGGGTCCGGAGGGGACACGCTCGCGGACGCGGAGGCGACGGAGTTGGTTTCACGGACGGCGGCGGTTGTCGCAGCGCCTCCCCCCGGTGCGGCCGCAAGCACCGGAGAGCTTCTCTTCGGGCGAATCGGGTGCAACGGTTGCCATACGATCGATGGCGTCGGTGGGATGGTGGGTCCGAACCTGAGCGCCGTCGGCGCGAGGCCGTCGAGAGATTTGACGCGGTGGCCCACGACGGAGGCGTACATTCGGGCCTCGCTGGAGACCCCCGGTGCGTTCGTCGCCGATGGATTCGGACCAGCGATGCCGCCACCGGAGCAACTCGGGATCACACCGGAGGATATCGGAGCCCTCGTTTCGTACCTCCTCGCGCAGACCGATTAG
- a CDS encoding HD domain-containing phosphohydrolase, translating to MTSDGTRLSEPLGALSLATDLAVGPAPGSALASRGSQALGMPTCADDSVRLAGLLHDIGRVAVPNGLWDKPGPFTPSERRQMETQTYHTSQILTRCASFQPLADQASGTHERCDGSGYHRRIQLDDPDTALLAAAQMYDTLRHHRPWRPAHGEDEAEGLMRAEVSAGRLPHRVVHAALDVAGQMGKMARSSLTAGLTPREADVVALLAAGCSDKAIARRLGISVKTAGRHVGRIYKKTGKRGRAQIAFFAMDHKALLA from the coding sequence ATGACTTCTGACGGGACTCGGCTGAGCGAGCCGCTCGGGGCGCTGTCCCTCGCCACAGACCTCGCGGTCGGTCCGGCTCCCGGAAGCGCGCTGGCATCAAGGGGCTCACAGGCTCTCGGGATGCCAACATGTGCCGACGATTCGGTGCGGCTCGCGGGATTGCTGCACGACATCGGGAGAGTCGCGGTACCAAACGGACTTTGGGACAAGCCGGGCCCGTTCACGCCCTCTGAACGGCGACAGATGGAGACGCAAACGTATCACACCAGCCAGATTCTGACTCGCTGTGCCAGCTTCCAGCCACTCGCGGACCAAGCCTCCGGAACGCACGAGCGCTGCGATGGCTCCGGATATCACCGCCGCATCCAGTTAGACGATCCTGACACGGCCCTTCTTGCCGCGGCGCAGATGTACGACACGCTCCGACACCATCGACCCTGGAGACCGGCCCACGGTGAGGACGAGGCGGAAGGCTTGATGCGTGCGGAGGTCAGTGCCGGCCGTCTGCCGCACCGCGTCGTTCATGCGGCCTTAGATGTCGCTGGTCAAATGGGAAAGATGGCGCGGTCGTCGCTAACCGCCGGCCTCACGCCGCGTGAGGCCGACGTGGTTGCGCTTCTCGCGGCAGGTTGCAGCGACAAGGCGATCGCCCGCCGCCTGGGTATCTCGGTCAAGACGGCGGGCCGCCATGTGGGCAGGATCTACAAGAAGACCGGAAAAAGAGGACGTGCGCAGATCGCCTTTTTCGCCATGGATCACAAGGCGCTTCTGGCATAG
- a CDS encoding EthD family reductase: MIKVSVLYPNSPESTFDMIYYLDKHVPMVQGKVGSACKGFAVEAGIAGGAPHAPATYTAMGHLYFEFAEDFQSAFGPHAESILGDIPNFTSGTPVLQISEVKI, from the coding sequence ATGATCAAGGTCAGCGTGCTCTACCCCAACTCACCCGAATCGACCTTCGACATGATCTACTACTTGGACAAGCACGTCCCGATGGTTCAAGGGAAGGTCGGTTCGGCGTGTAAAGGCTTCGCGGTCGAAGCGGGAATCGCAGGTGGTGCGCCGCACGCGCCCGCCACCTACACGGCCATGGGCCACCTGTATTTCGAGTTCGCCGAGGATTTCCAAAGCGCGTTCGGACCGCACGCGGAATCAATCCTTGGGGATATCCCAAACTTCACGAGCGGCACCCCGGTCCTGCAGATCAGCGAGGTCAAGATCTGA
- a CDS encoding patatin-like phospholipase family protein — protein MLANSESNPVDAAASGHGGHASESGRTPGKLALVMGGGGARAAYQVGFLRCVARRFPTLRIPIITGVSAGAINAALLASHQGSFEEAVAELQGLWADLSVDRVFRTDLPSLARNVLRWGLQLVSGGMTSGSRLRSLVDTVPLRDLLGQALQNVGGELTGIQPNLDRGRLDAVALTTTSYATGRSITWVQGANVRPWTYPFRQAQPTRITVDHVMASAALPLFFPAIRIGNEYHGDGGIRQTAPLSPAFTWAPGESW, from the coding sequence ATGCTCGCGAACTCAGAGTCGAACCCGGTGGACGCCGCCGCGAGCGGGCACGGCGGTCACGCGAGTGAATCTGGCAGGACACCCGGAAAGTTGGCTCTGGTCATGGGAGGGGGCGGAGCGAGGGCCGCCTATCAGGTGGGATTTCTGCGCTGCGTCGCCCGCCGCTTTCCCACCCTTCGGATTCCGATCATCACCGGCGTGTCGGCCGGAGCCATCAATGCCGCCCTGCTCGCCTCCCACCAAGGAAGCTTCGAGGAGGCCGTCGCGGAGTTGCAGGGACTCTGGGCCGATCTCTCCGTGGATAGGGTGTTTCGCACCGACCTGCCTTCACTGGCGCGAAACGTTTTACGTTGGGGACTCCAGCTCGTTTCCGGAGGCATGACCAGCGGGAGTCGGCTCCGGAGTCTGGTGGACACCGTGCCACTTCGAGATCTCCTGGGCCAGGCGCTCCAGAATGTGGGCGGGGAGCTTACGGGGATCCAACCGAATCTCGATCGAGGTCGCCTCGATGCGGTTGCACTGACGACCACGAGTTACGCCACGGGCCGCTCCATCACCTGGGTTCAGGGCGCGAACGTCCGGCCATGGACCTACCCGTTCCGGCAGGCTCAGCCCACCAGGATCACGGTGGACCATGTCATGGCCTCGGCCGCCCTCCCCCTCTTCTTTCCGGCGATCCGAATCGGCAACGAATATCACGGCGACGGGGGCATTCGGCAGACCGCCCCCCTCTCTCCCGCCTTCACCTGGGCGCCGGGCGAATCATGGTGA